In Zingiber officinale cultivar Zhangliang chromosome 11B, Zo_v1.1, whole genome shotgun sequence, a single window of DNA contains:
- the LOC122034941 gene encoding serine carboxypeptidase-like 51 isoform X2, producing MAKFLLLFVLLCAAVHFTVVVAAYGTADGSEQWGYVQVRPKAHLFWWLYRSPQRTDAGPTPWPTVLWLQGGPGASGVAIGNFEEVGPLDANLKPRKSTWLQKADLLFVDNPVGTGFSYVQDESLFVKTDLEAATDLTTLLKKLYNGNATWQKSPLFVVAESYGRKFAVTVGLAIFKAIKAGELKLKFGGVALGDSWISPEDYFSWGPLLKDVSRLDEKSADESNNMAEKIKQLIANGKYSDATDAWSSLEGYIISKSNDVDFYNFLLDSASDPVSLASTKEAARKLVMKTYTTYLSSKASSSDGDISTLMNGPIRNKLKIIPRNVSWGEQSGLVFSYLSNDFMKPRIIEVDELLSLGVNVTVYNGQVDLICATKGTEAWVQKLKWDGLKSFNNIDRTPLYCSSSEEAEATKGFLKSYKNLHFYWILGAGHFVPVDQPCISLKMIADITNSPAAS from the exons atggCTAAATTCCTCCTCCTTTTCGTCCTCCTCTGCGCCGCCGTCCACTTCACGGTCGTCGTCGCCGCATACGGCACCGCCGACGGATCCGAGCAGTGGGGATACGTCCAAGTCCGGCCAA AGGCGCACTTGTTTTGGTGGCTCTACCGGAGTCCACAGAGGACGGACGCCGGCCCGACGCCATGGCCGACCGTGCTCTGGCTCCAGGGCGGACCT GGCGCCTCCGGCGTGGCCATCGGGAACTTCGAAGAAGTCGGGCCGCTGGACGCCAATCTCAAGCCTCGGAAATCGACATGGCTGCAAAAAGCTGACCTCCTTTTTGTG GACAACCCGGTGGGCACAGGGTTCAGCTACGTGCAGGACGAGAGCCTTTTTGTGAAGACCGACTTGGAGGCCGCCACGGACTTGACGACGCTTCTCAAGAAGCTCTACAACGGCAATGCGACATGGCAGAAGAGCCCGCTCTTCGTTGTGGCAGAGTCTTATGGACGCAAGTTTGCTGTCACTGTTGGTTTAGCCATTTTCAAAGCCATCAAAGCAGGGGAACTGAAGCTTAAGTTTGGAG GTGTAGCTTTGGGAGATAGCTGGATTTCACCAGAAGATTAT TTCTCTTGGGGGCCTCTCTTGAAGGACGTCTCAAGGCTCGATGAAAAATCTGCAGATGAATCGAACAA CATGGCTGAAAAAATTAAGCAGCTGATTGCAAATGGGAAATACAGTGATGCAACAGATGCATGGAGTAGTCTTGAAGGCTATATCATTTCTAAGAGCAATGATGTC GACTTTTACAATTTCTTATTGGACTCTGCAAGCGATCCTGTTTCACTGGCTTCAACTAAAGAAGCAGCAAGGAAGTTGGTAATGAAGACGTATACAACATACCTGAGCTCCAAGGCTTCGTCTTCAGATGGTGACATATCAACCCTCATGAACGGCCCAATCAGGAACAAGCTCAAGATAATTCCCAGAAATGTGAG CTGGGGAGAACAGTCTGGTCTCGTCTTTAGTTATCTTTCTAATGACTTCATGAAGCCAAGAATTATTGAG GTTGATGAGCTCCTTTCCCTGGGAGTCAATGTCACTGTTTATAATGGGCAG GTTGATCTAATTTGTGCAACCAAGGGCACTGAAGCATGGGTACAAAAGCTGAA ATGGGATGGTTTAAAGAGTTTCAACAACATAGATCGAACGCCTTTATATTGTTCTTCTAGTGAGGAAGCAGAAGCCACCAAGGGCTTCCTGAAATCTTATAAGAATTTGCACTTCTACTGGATTCTTGGAGCAGGACATTTT GTTCCAGTGGACCAACCTTGCATTTCCCTAAAGATGATTGCTGACATTACTAATTCTCCAGCTGCTTCTTAG
- the LOC122034941 gene encoding serine carboxypeptidase-like 51 isoform X1: protein MAKFLLLFVLLCAAVHFTVVVAAYGTADGSEQWGYVQVRPKAHLFWWLYRSPQRTDAGPTPWPTVLWLQGGPGASGVAIGNFEEVGPLDANLKPRKSTWLQKADLLFVDNPVGTGFSYVQDESLFVKTDLEAATDLTTLLKKLYNGNATWQKSPLFVVAESYGRKFAVTVGLAIFKAIKAGELKLKFGGVALGDSWISPEDYVFSWGPLLKDVSRLDEKSADESNNMAEKIKQLIANGKYSDATDAWSSLEGYIISKSNDVDFYNFLLDSASDPVSLASTKEAARKLVMKTYTTYLSSKASSSDGDISTLMNGPIRNKLKIIPRNVSWGEQSGLVFSYLSNDFMKPRIIEVDELLSLGVNVTVYNGQVDLICATKGTEAWVQKLKWDGLKSFNNIDRTPLYCSSSEEAEATKGFLKSYKNLHFYWILGAGHFVPVDQPCISLKMIADITNSPAAS from the exons atggCTAAATTCCTCCTCCTTTTCGTCCTCCTCTGCGCCGCCGTCCACTTCACGGTCGTCGTCGCCGCATACGGCACCGCCGACGGATCCGAGCAGTGGGGATACGTCCAAGTCCGGCCAA AGGCGCACTTGTTTTGGTGGCTCTACCGGAGTCCACAGAGGACGGACGCCGGCCCGACGCCATGGCCGACCGTGCTCTGGCTCCAGGGCGGACCT GGCGCCTCCGGCGTGGCCATCGGGAACTTCGAAGAAGTCGGGCCGCTGGACGCCAATCTCAAGCCTCGGAAATCGACATGGCTGCAAAAAGCTGACCTCCTTTTTGTG GACAACCCGGTGGGCACAGGGTTCAGCTACGTGCAGGACGAGAGCCTTTTTGTGAAGACCGACTTGGAGGCCGCCACGGACTTGACGACGCTTCTCAAGAAGCTCTACAACGGCAATGCGACATGGCAGAAGAGCCCGCTCTTCGTTGTGGCAGAGTCTTATGGACGCAAGTTTGCTGTCACTGTTGGTTTAGCCATTTTCAAAGCCATCAAAGCAGGGGAACTGAAGCTTAAGTTTGGAG GTGTAGCTTTGGGAGATAGCTGGATTTCACCAGAAGATTATGTG TTCTCTTGGGGGCCTCTCTTGAAGGACGTCTCAAGGCTCGATGAAAAATCTGCAGATGAATCGAACAA CATGGCTGAAAAAATTAAGCAGCTGATTGCAAATGGGAAATACAGTGATGCAACAGATGCATGGAGTAGTCTTGAAGGCTATATCATTTCTAAGAGCAATGATGTC GACTTTTACAATTTCTTATTGGACTCTGCAAGCGATCCTGTTTCACTGGCTTCAACTAAAGAAGCAGCAAGGAAGTTGGTAATGAAGACGTATACAACATACCTGAGCTCCAAGGCTTCGTCTTCAGATGGTGACATATCAACCCTCATGAACGGCCCAATCAGGAACAAGCTCAAGATAATTCCCAGAAATGTGAG CTGGGGAGAACAGTCTGGTCTCGTCTTTAGTTATCTTTCTAATGACTTCATGAAGCCAAGAATTATTGAG GTTGATGAGCTCCTTTCCCTGGGAGTCAATGTCACTGTTTATAATGGGCAG GTTGATCTAATTTGTGCAACCAAGGGCACTGAAGCATGGGTACAAAAGCTGAA ATGGGATGGTTTAAAGAGTTTCAACAACATAGATCGAACGCCTTTATATTGTTCTTCTAGTGAGGAAGCAGAAGCCACCAAGGGCTTCCTGAAATCTTATAAGAATTTGCACTTCTACTGGATTCTTGGAGCAGGACATTTT GTTCCAGTGGACCAACCTTGCATTTCCCTAAAGATGATTGCTGACATTACTAATTCTCCAGCTGCTTCTTAG